A single Symbiobacterium thermophilum IAM 14863 DNA region contains:
- a CDS encoding CdaR family transcriptional regulator — MARGACRMPVALPAAGSQAGRRALPRWWEGITLRITSELAQPIADRAVTILQRNVNIMDEDGVIVASGDPTRIGSFHQAAAQVIRTNRRLDIYPGDEERWVGVRPGVNLPIQVDGRTVGVVGITGPPDQVGPFGELIREMVSLALMQRRAEELERVRLMARESFLRTLLTSKGPIGERMVQDAPLYDLSPDSAYQVLLCQGPRGTDGLSRIWAESEWLAQRLQRGGTDRITFAGPWNGLGVVIATDPPRDLSAVLLEALPKGFAVAGGLIGRGLVGLRRSYETALQSFAAGRLHGNPVALSAYRLRLSRLLTTLPPSEVAEFVAGMLGGLPAADSREGRLLRETVLAYAEEGLNSTGAADRLGIHRHTLVHRLGAIAERSGTDPRSWEGLLSLYLAIQLERLFGQSVEYGLQ, encoded by the coding sequence ATGGCCCGCGGCGCCTGTCGCATGCCGGTGGCCCTGCCGGCGGCCGGCAGCCAGGCCGGGCGGCGTGCGCTGCCCCGATGGTGGGAGGGGATAACTCTGCGGATTACCAGTGAACTTGCGCAGCCCATCGCAGACCGGGCGGTTACGATTCTGCAGCGGAACGTCAATATCATGGACGAGGACGGCGTCATCGTGGCCAGCGGCGACCCGACCCGGATCGGCTCCTTTCACCAGGCGGCGGCGCAGGTGATCCGGACCAACCGGCGCCTGGACATCTACCCTGGCGACGAGGAGCGGTGGGTCGGGGTCCGGCCCGGGGTTAACCTGCCCATTCAAGTGGACGGCCGCACTGTCGGGGTGGTGGGGATTACGGGTCCGCCCGATCAGGTGGGCCCGTTCGGCGAGCTGATCCGCGAGATGGTCAGCCTGGCCCTGATGCAGCGGCGGGCGGAGGAGCTGGAGCGGGTCCGGCTGATGGCCCGGGAGTCGTTTCTGCGGACGCTGCTGACCAGCAAGGGCCCGATCGGCGAGCGGATGGTGCAGGACGCCCCCCTTTACGACCTGTCGCCGGACTCCGCCTACCAGGTGCTGCTCTGCCAGGGCCCCCGGGGAACCGACGGGCTCTCCCGTATCTGGGCGGAATCCGAATGGCTCGCGCAGCGGCTGCAGAGGGGGGGCACCGACCGGATCACCTTCGCCGGTCCCTGGAACGGCCTGGGGGTGGTGATCGCGACCGACCCACCCCGGGACCTGAGCGCAGTGCTGCTGGAGGCGCTGCCCAAGGGATTCGCCGTGGCCGGCGGGCTGATCGGCCGGGGGCTGGTGGGGCTCCGGCGCTCGTACGAGACCGCACTGCAGAGCTTTGCCGCCGGGCGGCTCCACGGCAACCCGGTCGCCCTGTCGGCCTACCGGCTCCGGCTGTCCCGGTTGCTGACCACCCTCCCGCCGTCCGAGGTCGCCGAGTTCGTGGCCGGGATGCTGGGGGGGCTGCCGGCGGCCGACAGCCGGGAGGGGCGCCTCCTGCGGGAGACGGTACTGGCTTACGCGGAGGAAGGGTTGAACAGCACCGGCGCCGCCGACCGGCTGGGCATCCACCGGCACACCCTGGTCCACCGGTTGGGGGCGATTGCTGAACGCAGCGGAACCGACCCGCGCTCCTGGGAAGGGCTGTTGTCCCTCTACCTGGCCATCCAGTTGGAGCGGCTGTTTGGACAAAGTGTCGAGTACGGGCTGCAATAA
- a CDS encoding S-layer homology domain-containing protein: MSQRPFPHHLAALAIAATLLGILPVSASGLRAILPGAVAPGRVLPGAAPALAAPAAYTDQAQIPAWAAADIEFTTELGIFRGDADTGAFRPHDQITRAEVAAVVLRAFPLAADPAVRAPFVDIHGGWYEEPVTRAVQAGVIQAGDFGPWFRPNQPITRAELARMLARAIGVCHVSPSSVAFSDVDPNQAPFGPYIARAAGCGIIRGMGDGTFAPDQTATRAQAAVMIARALRLTQAGSAPPQPAEPAPAGGPSAEDGIHEFERRVAELVNAERLAAGLQPLRLDPGLSRVARLKSRDFVTGGYFGHESPTYGSPFEMMKQFGFTYRMAGENIALGHRTPEQVHEAWMNSPGHRSNILNPDFDTIGVGYYEYGWTQMFIQSR; the protein is encoded by the coding sequence GTGTCGCAGCGCCCGTTTCCGCACCATCTCGCCGCCCTCGCCATCGCCGCGACACTGTTGGGGATTCTGCCGGTCTCCGCCTCCGGGCTGCGCGCCATCCTGCCGGGCGCCGTTGCGCCGGGCCGGGTCCTGCCCGGCGCCGCCCCAGCCCTGGCGGCTCCGGCCGCGTACACCGATCAGGCGCAGATCCCCGCCTGGGCCGCGGCGGACATCGAGTTCACCACCGAGCTGGGCATCTTCCGGGGCGATGCGGACACCGGCGCCTTCCGGCCCCACGACCAGATCACCCGGGCCGAGGTGGCTGCTGTCGTCCTGCGCGCTTTCCCGCTGGCTGCCGACCCCGCGGTGCGGGCGCCCTTCGTGGACATCCATGGCGGCTGGTACGAGGAGCCGGTCACCCGGGCCGTCCAGGCGGGCGTGATCCAGGCCGGGGACTTCGGCCCCTGGTTCCGGCCGAACCAGCCGATCACGCGGGCCGAGCTGGCCCGGATGCTGGCCCGTGCAATCGGGGTCTGCCACGTCAGCCCCTCGTCGGTGGCGTTCTCCGACGTGGATCCGAACCAGGCTCCGTTCGGGCCGTACATCGCCAGGGCGGCGGGCTGTGGCATCATCCGGGGGATGGGGGACGGCACGTTTGCACCGGACCAGACGGCGACCCGGGCGCAGGCCGCGGTGATGATCGCCCGGGCGCTGCGCCTGACGCAGGCAGGGTCAGCCCCGCCACAACCGGCGGAACCCGCGCCGGCCGGCGGACCTTCGGCTGAGGACGGGATTCACGAGTTCGAGCGGCGGGTGGCGGAGCTGGTTAACGCCGAGCGCCTGGCGGCGGGACTGCAGCCCCTCCGTCTGGATCCCGGGCTGAGCCGGGTCGCCCGGCTGAAGTCCCGGGACTTCGTCACCGGCGGGTACTTCGGCCACGAGAGCCCCACCTACGGGAGCCCCTTCGAGATGATGAAACAGTTCGGGTTCACGTACCGGATGGCCGGGGAGAACATCGCGCTGGGCCACCGGACCCCGGAGCAGGTGCACGAGGCCTGGATGAACAGCCCGGGGCACCGCAGCAACATCCTGAACCCGGACTTCGACACCATCGGCGTCGGCTACTACGAGTACGGCTGGACGCAGATGTTCATCCAGAGCCGGTGA
- a CDS encoding histidine phosphatase family protein encodes MIRYCEASGQAADAPLTERGRAQAAELAERLAGLGIRRCGGWPSWKKPWRQGANPSPWSRTDAW; translated from the coding sequence CTGATTCGGTACTGTGAAGCATCCGGACAGGCGGCAGACGCGCCGCTGACCGAACGGGGCCGGGCGCAGGCGGCGGAGCTGGCCGAGCGGCTGGCGGGGCTCGGCATCCGGCGGTGCGGGGGATGGCCGTCCTGGAAGAAGCCCTGGCGGCAGGGTGCCAACCCGTCGCCCTGGTCTCGCACGGATGCCTGGTGA
- a CDS encoding amidoligase family protein: MWPRTVDWEELRFGVEIEFVGGNPAAVELLPGWVMAFDELQVDDTGEDSGAELKPPPLLWRDREQMRVMLDRLKATGARANWSCGLHVHVGLEPWGQDIVLPLVDEALAHQDALRGLLRTAEDRLIHCPPVVPAMRDRYLAKPERASLVRRGRPQSHRCGINAAAWFDFGTVEIRYPNGSLEYDEVVNTVELCLRFVAAVGAGRLVPPAAAGATGGGAAASGPAASAADAAALAALLGAPADGYPLPRPAPRWHRERAWLEDALVPVLEPLVRSRVPEAEILAIRPVPGGFRVTAEEPGDRRMAFLTRPGPDGWSLEPLESERG, translated from the coding sequence ATGTGGCCCAGGACAGTTGACTGGGAAGAGCTCCGGTTCGGGGTCGAGATCGAGTTCGTGGGCGGCAACCCGGCGGCCGTGGAACTCCTCCCGGGCTGGGTGATGGCCTTCGATGAGCTGCAGGTGGACGATACGGGCGAGGATTCGGGGGCGGAGCTGAAGCCGCCGCCCCTGCTCTGGCGCGACCGGGAGCAGATGCGGGTGATGCTGGACCGGCTGAAGGCCACGGGTGCCCGGGCCAACTGGAGCTGCGGGCTGCACGTGCACGTGGGGCTGGAGCCGTGGGGGCAGGACATCGTGCTCCCGCTGGTCGACGAGGCCCTCGCGCACCAGGACGCCCTGCGCGGGCTCCTGCGGACGGCCGAGGACCGGCTGATTCACTGCCCGCCCGTGGTGCCTGCTATGCGGGACCGCTACCTGGCGAAACCGGAGCGGGCCTCCCTGGTCCGCCGGGGACGGCCGCAGTCGCACCGCTGCGGCATCAATGCGGCGGCCTGGTTCGACTTCGGAACGGTGGAGATCCGCTATCCCAACGGCTCGCTGGAGTACGACGAGGTCGTGAACACGGTGGAGCTCTGCCTGCGGTTCGTGGCCGCTGTGGGCGCGGGGCGGTTGGTGCCCCCGGCTGCGGCGGGCGCAACGGGCGGGGGAGCGGCCGCGTCGGGTCCGGCTGCGTCCGCGGCGGATGCGGCTGCGCTGGCCGCCTTGCTGGGCGCTCCGGCGGACGGCTACCCGCTGCCGCGGCCGGCGCCGCGGTGGCACCGGGAGCGGGCATGGCTGGAAGACGCCCTGGTCCCCGTGCTGGAGCCGCTGGTGCGGTCCCGGGTGCCCGAGGCGGAAATCCTGGCCATCCGGCCGGTCCCCGGGGGCTTCCGGGTCACGGCGGAGGAGCCCGGAGACCGCCGCATGGCCTTTCTCACGCGGCCCGGCCCGGACGGGTGGTCGCTGGAACCGTTGGAGTCGGAGCGGGGATAG
- the uppP gene encoding undecaprenyl-diphosphatase UppP, which translates to MTVLQAVILGIVQGLAEFLPISSSAHLILVPWFLGWSPSGLAFDLALHVGTLIAVTIYFWRDLLNLAVEGLTKGMKTPTGRLAWGIVLGTVPGAIFGLLMEDVVEAVFRQSILTIALLLAVVGVILYLADRFGPKRRSLEEIRVSDVIWIGLAQALAVIPGVSRSGATITAGLALGLKRETAAKVSFLLGWPIILGGAVLVIPDADPAMFTPSFFAGVAAAAVSGYAVIAALLRYLQRGSYLVFAWYRGLVAAVTVALLLARGM; encoded by the coding sequence GTGACCGTCCTTCAGGCCGTCATCCTCGGCATCGTGCAGGGGCTGGCCGAGTTCCTGCCCATCTCCAGCTCCGCCCACCTGATCCTGGTCCCGTGGTTCCTGGGCTGGTCGCCCTCGGGCCTGGCTTTCGATCTGGCCCTGCACGTGGGCACCCTCATCGCCGTCACCATCTACTTCTGGCGGGACCTGCTGAATCTGGCGGTGGAGGGGCTGACGAAGGGGATGAAGACCCCCACCGGCAGGCTGGCCTGGGGGATCGTGCTGGGGACGGTGCCCGGGGCGATCTTCGGCCTCCTGATGGAGGACGTGGTGGAGGCGGTCTTCCGCCAGTCCATCCTCACCATCGCCCTCCTGCTGGCGGTGGTGGGCGTCATCCTGTACCTGGCCGACCGGTTCGGCCCCAAGCGGCGGTCGCTGGAGGAGATCCGGGTGTCGGACGTGATCTGGATCGGGCTGGCGCAGGCGCTGGCCGTGATCCCCGGCGTCTCCCGGTCGGGCGCGACCATCACCGCCGGCCTGGCCCTGGGGCTGAAGCGGGAGACCGCGGCGAAGGTCTCGTTCCTGCTGGGCTGGCCGATCATCCTGGGCGGGGCGGTGCTGGTAATCCCCGACGCGGATCCCGCCATGTTCACGCCGTCTTTCTTCGCCGGCGTGGCGGCCGCGGCGGTGAGCGGATACGCGGTCATCGCCGCGCTGCTCCGGTACCTGCAGCGGGGGTCCTACCTGGTCTTTGCCTGGTACCGGGGGCTCGTGGCCGCGGTCACCGTGGCGCTGCTGCTGGCGCGGGGGATGTGA
- a CDS encoding ATP-dependent helicase codes for MSDLEAIVEGLNPAQRAAALHQDGPLLVIAGAGAGKTRTATHRLACLLARGVPPEAVMCITFTNKAAREMRDRAVALVGADARRVMIRTFHSAAMVLLRQYIGDFPESGRTPSFTVADPTIQLALLKEAIAERNFDLKANRPESFLWRIGRYKNELADPESLLARQPSHDLMDWSRVLEMIRSTDRYVNRLTAEIWKRYEEKLRRNDMVDFDDLINLFVQMLREKPDIRADLQRRFTYLQVDEFQDTNVAQLHMVKLLAGKRQNVMAVGDDAQSIYSWRSADIRCILEFERHFPGARTILLEQNYRSTGAIIRAANRLIAHNAGQRPKRLFTAAPEGRPVVAHEAETEVDEAKWVVQRIRAGAEAGRRWGDFAILYRTTAQGRPFEEELREASIPYQVVGGPRFYDRREVQDSLAYLRLVHNPRDSVSLERVLNAPRRGIGERGLQRLLALAAQRGVDLIAALRVAADEGVLQDEAAAGARQLHDHLRRAREALERQPGRFAAAMERLLRESGYLAYLQEEDRRKEERRSEVVESLIAAMHEFERRSPDGGLGAYLDHLALLEGQEDESGGDVVKLQTIHSAKGLEYPVVFVVGMEQGLLPYQRALEEGNLEEERRLCYVAITRAREELYLTGARVRWQRGEMVLTTPSQFLSEALGPGPAQPLWVPASAD; via the coding sequence TTGTCCGACCTCGAAGCGATCGTTGAAGGTTTGAACCCAGCGCAGAGGGCGGCCGCCCTGCACCAGGACGGCCCCCTTCTTGTTATCGCCGGCGCCGGGGCCGGCAAGACCCGGACGGCCACCCACCGGCTGGCCTGTCTTCTGGCCAGGGGGGTCCCGCCGGAGGCGGTCATGTGCATCACATTCACCAACAAGGCGGCCCGGGAGATGCGGGACCGGGCGGTGGCCCTGGTGGGTGCGGACGCCCGGCGGGTGATGATCCGCACCTTCCACTCCGCCGCCATGGTGCTCCTCCGGCAGTACATCGGCGACTTCCCGGAGAGCGGCCGGACGCCTTCCTTCACCGTCGCGGACCCCACGATTCAGCTGGCGCTGCTGAAGGAGGCCATCGCCGAGCGCAACTTCGACCTGAAGGCCAACCGGCCGGAGTCGTTCCTCTGGCGCATCGGCCGCTACAAGAACGAGCTGGCCGACCCCGAGTCGCTGCTCGCCCGGCAGCCCTCCCACGACCTCATGGACTGGTCCCGGGTGCTGGAGATGATCCGCAGCACCGACCGGTACGTGAACCGGCTGACGGCGGAGATCTGGAAGCGCTACGAGGAGAAGCTCCGGCGCAACGACATGGTCGACTTCGACGACCTGATCAACCTGTTCGTCCAGATGCTCCGGGAGAAGCCGGACATTCGCGCGGACCTGCAGCGCCGCTTCACCTACCTGCAGGTGGACGAGTTCCAGGACACCAACGTCGCCCAGCTCCACATGGTGAAGCTGCTGGCCGGTAAGCGGCAGAACGTGATGGCGGTGGGCGACGACGCGCAGTCCATCTACTCCTGGCGGTCGGCCGACATCCGCTGCATCCTGGAGTTCGAGCGCCACTTCCCGGGGGCGAGGACGATCCTGCTGGAGCAGAACTACCGCTCCACCGGGGCCATCATCCGCGCCGCCAACCGGCTGATCGCGCACAACGCGGGCCAGAGGCCCAAGCGGCTCTTCACCGCCGCGCCCGAGGGGCGGCCCGTGGTGGCCCACGAGGCCGAGACGGAGGTGGACGAGGCGAAGTGGGTCGTGCAGCGCATCCGGGCGGGAGCGGAGGCCGGCCGGCGCTGGGGCGACTTCGCCATCCTGTACCGCACCACCGCCCAGGGGCGCCCCTTCGAGGAGGAGCTGCGGGAGGCGTCGATCCCCTACCAGGTGGTGGGGGGCCCCCGCTTCTACGACCGGCGGGAGGTGCAGGACTCGCTGGCCTATCTGCGGCTGGTGCACAACCCCCGGGACTCGGTCAGCCTGGAGCGGGTGCTGAACGCCCCGCGCCGGGGCATCGGGGAGCGGGGGCTGCAGCGGCTGCTGGCCCTCGCCGCGCAGCGGGGGGTGGACCTGATCGCGGCGCTGAGGGTCGCAGCCGACGAAGGGGTCCTGCAGGACGAGGCCGCCGCGGGCGCGCGTCAGCTCCACGACCACCTGCGCCGGGCCCGGGAAGCCCTGGAGCGGCAGCCAGGCCGGTTCGCGGCGGCGATGGAGCGGCTGCTTCGGGAATCGGGCTACCTGGCGTACCTGCAGGAGGAGGACCGGCGCAAGGAAGAGCGCCGGTCCGAGGTGGTGGAGAGCCTGATCGCCGCCATGCACGAGTTCGAGCGCCGCTCGCCGGATGGCGGGCTCGGGGCGTACCTGGACCACCTGGCCCTGTTGGAAGGGCAGGAGGACGAGAGCGGCGGCGACGTGGTGAAGCTGCAGACGATCCACTCGGCCAAGGGGCTGGAGTACCCGGTGGTCTTCGTCGTGGGCATGGAGCAGGGGCTGCTGCCGTACCAGCGGGCCCTGGAGGAGGGCAACCTGGAGGAGGAGCGGCGGCTCTGCTACGTGGCCATCACCCGGGCCAGGGAGGAGCTGTACCTGACCGGCGCCCGGGTGCGCTGGCAGCGGGGGGAGATGGTGCTCACCACCCCGTCGCAGTTCCTTTCGGAGGCGCTGGGCCCGGGGCCGGCCCAGCCGCTCTGGGTGCCCGCTTCCGCGGACTAG
- a CDS encoding ribonuclease E inhibitor RraB → MRPETEAERAARHAATIQAFRALVDPAHPPREPFVLEQHFYAAEGGDVDGLAAALEERGFKVESLVYDPDNADRAWRLVAVRLELLEERRLLAVSDELDALARRFDAMYDGWLTHVPD, encoded by the coding sequence GTGCGGCCTGAGACCGAGGCCGAGCGGGCGGCGCGCCACGCCGCGACCATTCAGGCCTTCCGCGCGCTGGTGGACCCCGCCCATCCACCCCGGGAGCCGTTCGTGCTCGAGCAGCACTTCTACGCGGCAGAGGGCGGCGACGTCGACGGCCTGGCGGCGGCCCTGGAGGAGCGGGGGTTCAAGGTGGAAAGCCTGGTCTACGACCCCGACAACGCCGACCGGGCCTGGCGGCTGGTCGCCGTGCGGCTGGAGCTCCTGGAGGAGCGGCGGCTGCTGGCTGTCTCGGACGAGCTGGACGCCCTGGCCCGCCGCTTCGACGCGATGTACGATGGCTGGCTGACCCACGTGCCCGACTGA
- the nagZ gene encoding beta-N-acetylhexosaminidase yields the protein MPASRVPAAARRLAGLLVLALALSPLAACARGGSPDRGRPPGDTPGVGTGPGAEPGAEPGEPPAPDSAVSDWLAYLTLEEKLGQLFWVGLPGTELTDEIRGLLAEGKVGGVIFFGRQGSDPDVLRRLSGELQAAAAARDRATPGLVIAVDHEGGLVQRFGPPFTQWPGAMALGAAGSSAHAEAMGRAMARELLAVGVNMNLAPVADVNNNPANPVIGTRSFGEQPELVARMAAALAAGLQAEGVSAVAKHFPGHGDTAVDSHLDLPVIDHARERLDRVELVPFRAAVGAGIDAVMVAHVVFPAVAGDGRPASLSPDVVTGLLKGELGFAGVAMTDALDGMAAITDTYGVEEGLVLAVEAGADVLLVTESFGRQQALYRRLLQAVEEGRIPEGRVNDAAGRVLALKEKRGLLPPLSGAAGAEGAGRRAPAEAVGAAEHQALADRIGADALTLVRNAHLPLALSPGEQVVVIGPAYARRLDGADGVVTALGAGIKAMHANTVEVALEWRPDPDAIAHARSLAEGAAAVVYAVADGHEAPAHLALIRELIAAGKPVIVVGLGMPYELTAAPEIETYIAAYGFRDANLKGVGPLLFGRTPARGRLPVSIPGLYPAGHGLDLP from the coding sequence ATGCCTGCGTCCAGGGTTCCGGCGGCCGCCCGGCGGCTCGCCGGACTGCTCGTCCTTGCGCTCGCGCTGAGTCCCCTGGCGGCCTGCGCCCGGGGCGGATCGCCCGACCGCGGCCGGCCCCCCGGGGACACCCCGGGAGTCGGGACCGGTCCGGGGGCCGAACCCGGGGCCGAACCTGGCGAACCGCCGGCCCCGGATTCAGCCGTTTCCGACTGGCTGGCGTACCTGACCCTGGAGGAGAAGCTCGGCCAGCTGTTCTGGGTGGGCCTGCCGGGCACCGAGCTGACCGACGAAATCCGCGGGCTCCTCGCCGAGGGCAAGGTCGGGGGCGTCATCTTCTTCGGCCGGCAGGGAAGCGATCCCGACGTCCTGCGCCGCCTCAGCGGGGAACTGCAGGCCGCGGCCGCCGCGCGCGACCGGGCGACGCCGGGACTCGTCATTGCAGTGGATCACGAGGGCGGCCTGGTGCAGCGCTTCGGCCCCCCGTTCACCCAGTGGCCCGGGGCCATGGCGCTGGGCGCCGCGGGCTCCTCGGCGCACGCTGAGGCGATGGGCCGGGCGATGGCCCGGGAGCTGCTGGCCGTGGGGGTGAACATGAACCTGGCGCCGGTGGCCGACGTCAATAACAATCCGGCGAATCCGGTCATCGGCACCCGCTCCTTCGGCGAGCAGCCGGAGCTCGTGGCCCGGATGGCGGCGGCCCTGGCGGCGGGCCTGCAGGCGGAGGGGGTCAGCGCGGTGGCCAAGCACTTCCCCGGCCACGGGGACACCGCCGTGGACAGCCACCTGGACCTGCCGGTGATCGACCACGCGCGGGAGCGGCTGGACCGGGTGGAGCTCGTCCCCTTCCGGGCCGCCGTCGGGGCCGGGATCGACGCCGTCATGGTCGCCCACGTCGTCTTCCCCGCGGTGGCGGGGGACGGCAGGCCGGCCAGCCTGTCGCCGGACGTGGTGACCGGCTTGCTCAAAGGAGAACTGGGGTTTGCCGGGGTGGCCATGACCGACGCCCTGGACGGCATGGCGGCCATCACCGACACCTACGGCGTGGAGGAGGGGTTGGTGCTGGCCGTGGAGGCCGGGGCGGACGTGCTCCTGGTCACCGAGTCCTTCGGCCGGCAGCAGGCGCTGTACCGGCGGCTGCTCCAGGCGGTGGAAGAGGGCCGCATCCCCGAGGGCCGGGTCAACGACGCGGCGGGCAGGGTGCTGGCGCTGAAGGAGAAGCGCGGCCTGCTTCCGCCGCTTTCCGGCGCAGCCGGGGCCGAAGGGGCGGGGCGCAGGGCCCCGGCGGAGGCCGTCGGCGCGGCCGAGCATCAGGCGCTGGCGGACCGGATCGGCGCCGACGCCCTGACCCTGGTCCGCAACGCCCATCTGCCGCTTGCGCTGTCCCCCGGCGAGCAGGTGGTGGTGATCGGCCCGGCCTATGCCCGGCGGCTGGACGGCGCGGACGGCGTCGTCACGGCGCTGGGGGCCGGCATTAAGGCGATGCACGCCAACACCGTGGAGGTGGCCCTGGAGTGGCGCCCGGATCCGGATGCCATCGCGCACGCCCGGTCCCTGGCCGAGGGGGCCGCGGCGGTGGTCTACGCGGTGGCCGACGGCCACGAGGCCCCGGCGCACCTGGCGCTGATCCGGGAGCTGATCGCCGCGGGCAAGCCGGTCATCGTGGTCGGCCTGGGGATGCCCTACGAACTGACGGCGGCGCCGGAGATCGAGACCTACATCGCCGCCTACGGGTTCCGGGACGCCAACCTGAAGGGGGTCGGGCCGCTCCTGTTCGGGCGGACGCCGGCCCGGGGGCGGCTGCCGGTGTCCATCCCCGGACTCTACCCGGCGGGACACGGCCTGGACCTGCCGTAA
- a CDS encoding ASKHA domain-containing protein, producing MNVQVKAAGRTFSVPSGMPLARALNQHEPFVETPCGARGQCRKCLVRVLGEAPEPTPADLEQLTPAELAQGFRLSCQLRVDRDLEVAVVPAVTLDPRKARLGALAGPAEVDPWAPLNPTGRSLGFALDVGTTGIAGALLDLRTGEELAVHASLNPQAVYGADLMTRLSHAIQGEEQKGELTRLVRDAAQALLGRLLGKAGARPEEVTAASLVGNTAMHHLFLGLPVEQLAVAPYTPAVTEGRVFEVPGFPALYALPVIAGFVGADTVAAALAAGLDAGEETVLLVDVGTNGEVLLRHAGRLYACSAPAGPAFEGGEISQGMRAGPGAIEAVRFDGRDLVVTVIPGGPRSTAGGGGGSGTEAARGICGSGLLDAAAALLEAGLMDETGRLTHAGPAAHRLAEGGRAVALAPGVQLTQKDLRSLQLAKGAIRSGIEVLLRVAGIGPARLDKVLLAGAFGNYLRRESAVATGLLPPVDPGRIQPIGNAAIAGAKLALLSRSARDRAEALARGARFVELATHPDFEEVFMEALNFPRVRPGA from the coding sequence GTGAACGTCCAGGTGAAGGCCGCGGGCCGGACGTTTTCGGTCCCCTCGGGGATGCCGCTCGCGCGGGCGCTGAACCAGCACGAGCCCTTCGTGGAGACCCCCTGCGGCGCCCGGGGCCAGTGCCGCAAGTGCCTGGTGCGGGTGCTGGGGGAGGCCCCGGAGCCGACGCCCGCCGACCTGGAGCAGCTCACCCCGGCCGAACTGGCCCAGGGATTCCGGCTGTCGTGCCAGCTGCGGGTGGACCGCGACCTGGAGGTGGCCGTGGTGCCCGCCGTCACGCTGGATCCCCGGAAGGCGCGCCTGGGCGCCCTGGCAGGACCGGCCGAGGTGGACCCCTGGGCGCCCCTCAACCCCACCGGCCGGTCGCTGGGCTTCGCCCTGGACGTCGGCACCACCGGCATCGCCGGCGCCCTCCTGGACCTGCGCACGGGCGAGGAGCTGGCGGTGCACGCCTCCCTGAACCCCCAGGCGGTCTACGGGGCCGACCTCATGACCCGCCTGTCCCACGCCATCCAGGGGGAGGAGCAGAAGGGCGAACTGACACGGCTCGTGCGGGATGCCGCGCAGGCGCTGCTCGGCCGGCTGCTGGGCAAGGCCGGCGCCCGGCCGGAGGAGGTGACGGCCGCCTCCCTGGTGGGCAACACGGCGATGCACCACCTGTTCCTGGGGCTGCCGGTCGAGCAACTGGCCGTGGCCCCGTACACGCCCGCGGTCACGGAGGGACGGGTCTTCGAGGTTCCGGGCTTCCCGGCGCTCTACGCCCTGCCCGTCATCGCCGGGTTCGTGGGGGCGGACACCGTGGCCGCGGCGCTGGCGGCCGGGCTGGACGCGGGCGAGGAGACCGTCCTGCTGGTGGACGTGGGCACCAACGGCGAGGTCCTGCTGCGCCACGCCGGGCGGCTCTACGCGTGCTCGGCGCCCGCCGGCCCGGCCTTCGAGGGGGGCGAGATCAGCCAGGGGATGCGGGCCGGTCCCGGCGCCATTGAGGCGGTGCGGTTCGACGGGCGGGACCTGGTGGTGACGGTTATCCCGGGCGGCCCGCGGTCTACGGCCGGCGGCGGCGGCGGCTCCGGAACCGAGGCGGCCAGGGGGATCTGCGGATCGGGGCTGCTGGACGCTGCGGCGGCCCTGCTGGAGGCCGGGCTGATGGACGAGACCGGGCGGCTCACCCATGCCGGACCCGCCGCGCACCGGCTGGCGGAGGGCGGCCGGGCCGTTGCCCTGGCTCCCGGGGTGCAGCTCACCCAGAAGGACCTCCGGTCCCTGCAGCTGGCCAAGGGAGCGATCCGGTCGGGCATTGAGGTGCTGCTGCGGGTGGCGGGGATCGGCCCCGCCCGGCTGGACAAGGTGCTCCTGGCCGGCGCATTCGGCAACTACCTGCGGCGGGAGAGCGCGGTCGCCACCGGCCTCCTGCCCCCGGTGGACCCGGGGCGCATCCAGCCCATCGGGAACGCTGCGATCGCGGGGGCGAAGCTGGCCCTGCTCTCCCGCTCGGCCCGCGACCGCGCGGAGGCCCTGGCCCGCGGGGCCCGCTTCGTGGAGCTGGCGACCCATCCCGACTTCGAGGAGGTCTTCATGGAGGCGCTCAACTTCCCGCGTGTCCGCCCGGGCGCATAG